ACAAGCACTACATTGAATGGGATAGTGGGGAATGATCGATGATATGGATAGTGGTTTACTTCGTCCAAATCCCTTTGAACCTTTCTGTCTCCCTGGCTTTCTTTTCGACTTTGACGAGTTGGCTGGTGGCGGAATTAGCTTGTTCTTTGATGAGGGAGTTGATTGTGAATCTTCTTTTGCTACTCTCGATCCTTCGGACTTCTGATACGGATTGTCCAGAGATGGTGGCTGAGAACTATTGCTGGAATTGGAGTTGATTTTCTCCCACTGTTCTACAGCTAAGATATGCAAATTATCTGCTACTTCCACTAATCCTTCTTTCTCCAAAGATTGGAAGTAGTCTCGATTCATCTGTGCTAAATCATCTTTGCTTAGTCTAGCCATGATTTATAGCATACAGCATTTCATCTTTCTCAGATTTATTTTGGCTACATCTACAGTTTTTTTTGGGGGGGGGTAGTGAACGGTTACGTTCGTTATGTTCAGCAAGTTGAACAACATCCGCTTCTTCTAAGTAGTGTTTCGCTCCGCTTTCTCTTAAAATCATTGCAGCCTGGATTAAATCATCAAAGCATTCTAGGTGTTTTTCTACAGGAATCTGCCACCCCTGCTCTATTTCTACGGGCATAAATCTTCTACTACCAGTAGGGTCATGCAAAAATTGTCGATCATTTGTAGATCCGAAGAGTACGAATTGGCGTTTTAGTGTATGGACTCTTGTACCATAAGGGAGTCTGATGTCATCAGAACTAGTTGTTATAAAGGTTTTTAGTGCATCTTGATCGGCTTTACGAAATGCGTTTCCTAGTTCGGATAGCTCCACAGATACAGCTCTGTGCAGTTTCATTATTGGGTTCTGTCGCAAAAAATCTTAAAAGACAAAAATTTCTAGTT
This genomic window from Coleofasciculaceae cyanobacterium contains:
- a CDS encoding VapE domain-containing protein, which produces MKLHRAVSVELSELGNAFRKADQDALKTFITTSSDDIRLPYGTRVHTLKRQFVLFGSTNDRQFLHDPTGSRRFMPVEIEQGWQIPVEKHLECFDDLIQAAMILRESGAKHYLEEADVVQLAEHNERNRSLPPPKKNCRCSQNKSEKDEMLYAINHG